The following DNA comes from Enterocloster bolteae.
AACCAGATCGTGGGTTATATCATGTCTGGGGACCCGACTTATATTACCAGCCATAAGGGCGCCAGAAGTCTTATCATGAAGGTTGAGCGGGATGAGATTCTGGAGGAACTGATGGCTGTGTATATTGATGCCCGTCTGAAATAAGAACTGTTTCAGACTGGTTCCGGGGCAATTTACAGAGGCGCTCCAGGGGCATCCGGCCCGCCACGGGCAGGCAGGATATGCGGCGTGAATAACAGAAGGCCCGGAAACGGGCCTTTACAGTAATGTACGGATGGATATGAGTGGGATGCATTCAGTTGGCCATAGGCCAGCTGCTTTTATGGTGCATTCCGATTTTTTGCGTTTACCGGAGGAATTGAATATGAGGATAATGGGTCTGGATTTTGGCTCGAAAACAGTTGGGGTGGCAGTCTGCGATCCTTTAGGTATCACTGCCCAGACAGTGGAAACAATCACCAGGGCCAGCGAGAATAAGATGCGTCAGACCCTTGCGAGGATTGAGCAATTAATTGGTGAATACGAGATTGAACGTATTGTTCTTGGTTATCCTAAGAATATGAACAATACAGTGGGCGAGCGCGGGGAAAAGACCCAGGAGTTCAAAGCGGCCCTGGAAAGGCGTACCGGTCTTGAGGTTATCCTCTGGGACGAGCGTCTCACCACAGTGGCGGCAGAACGGGTTCTGATTGAAAGCGGTGTTCGCAGGGAAAACAGAAAGAAAAGCGTGGACCAAATTGCGGCAGCCATGATTCTGCAGGGGTATCTGGACAGCCTGCAGTATAGTTAGGATGCAATTGGGACATGGACAATGCGGCCGGTCGCGTCAGGCGTGACAGACAGGCGCCAGGAGAGAAGAAATGGAAGAAAAGACGAGAGAAGATATGATTACCATGGTGACGGATTCCGGAGAATCCGTGGATTTTTATGTGTTGGAAGAAACAAGGATAAATGCAAGGAGTTATCTGCTTGTGACAGACGCGCCGGAAGGCGAGGACGGAGAGTGCTATATCCTTAAGGATATGTCAGGACAGCAGGACGCTGAGGCCGTGTATGAGTTTGTGGAAGACGACAGCGAACTGGACGCACTGATGAAAGTGTTTGAAGAACTGTTAAGCGATGCAGATGTGGACCTTGAGAAATAGATAGAAAGAAAGATTGGAGGAATCAATTTGAATTTAGAAGAAAAAGAGAATACGGCAGAGGTGGCGCCAGAGGCAGCTGCACAGGCAACGAATCAGGCCGTACAGGAAAACAATGCCCAGGATGCCGGTGTCCAGGAGACAGCAGGAGCTGCGGCCCCACAGGAGCAGCCTGTGAAGAAGTCCCAGAATAGAAGACCGGCCCAGAAAAAGACCGCTTCCAAGGAACAGGGAGGAAATGGGGAAGCCCAGAAAAAGAAAAATACGGGTTCCAGACAGGGTCAGGCAAAGAGCAGGAGCGGACAAAAGGGAGAGAACCAGACCGGAACTGCTGCCAGGGAGTCCAAGGACAGCGCCGGCGCAAGGTCCTCCAAGGGAACCGGCAGCGCAAAGGCGTCCAGGAATTCCGGAGAGTCCAAGGCATCCAGAGGTTCAGGGGAGTCCAGGAATTCTGGAGAGTCCAGAAATTCCGGAGAGTCCAAGGCATCCAGGAATTCCGGGGAGTCCAAGAACTCCAGAAATTCCGGTGAATCAAAGGCGCTTCCCGCACCGGCCAGACAGAAGGCACGGGATGGAAAAAAGGACGGAAAGGGCAAGCTGAAAATCATTCCATTAGGCGGTCTTGAGCAGATTGGAATGAACATCACCGCCTTTGAGTATGAGGACAGCATCATTGTGGTGGACTGCGGACTGGCCTTCCCGGGGGACGACATGCTGGGCATTGACCTGGTTATACCGGACGTGACCTACTTAAAGCAGAACATTGACAAGGTGAAGGGCTTCGTCATCACCCATGGCCATGAGGACCATATCGGCGCCCTGCCTTATATCCTGCAGCAGGTCAATGTGCCTGTATACGGCACAAAGCTGACCATTGCCCTGATTGAGCATAAGCTGGAGGAGCACCGCCTCTTAAAGAACACCAAGCGCAAGGTGATGAAGCACGGACAGTCCGTGAACCTGGGATGCTTCAGAGTGGAATTCGTGAAGACAAACCACAGCATCCAGGACGCATCCGCCCTGGCCATATTTACACCGGTGGGAACCGTGCTGCACACAGGAGACTTTAAGATTGACTACACGCCGGTGTTTGGGGATCCCATTGACCTGCAGCGCTTTGCGGAGCTGGGCAAGAAGGGCGTGCTGGCCCTGATGGCAGACAGTACCAATGCCATCCGTCCCGGATTCACCATGTCCGAGCGTACGGTGGGAAAGACATTTGACGCCATATTCGCGGAGCACCAGAACAGGCGCATCATCGTGGCCACCTTTGCCTCCAATGTGGACCGGGTTCAGCAGGTGGTGAACACGGCATACAAATACGGGCGCAAGGTGGTGGTGGAAGGCCGCAGCATGGTGACTATCATGGATATTGCCAGCAAGCTGGGGTATATCAATGTGCCGGAGGGAACCCTCATCGACATTGAACACCTGAGGAACTACCCGCCGGAGTCCACGGTGCTCATTACCACGGGAAGCCAGGGCGAGTCCATGGCCGCCCTTTCCAGGATGGCTGCCAGCATCCATAAGAAGGTATCCATTGTGCCGGGAGATGTGGTGGTGCTGAGCTCCACGCCGATTCCTGGAAATGAAAAGGCAGTGGCCAATGTGGTGAACGAGCTGTCCATGAAGGGCGCTGAGGTAATCTGCCAGGATACCCACGTATCAGGACATGCCTGCCAGGAGGATCTGAAGCTGATTTATTCCCTGGTGCATCCAAAGTTCTCCATCCCCATCCATGGCGAGTACCGCCACCGTATGGCCCAGAGGGAACTGGCCCAGTTTATGGGTGTACAAAAGGAAAATGCTGTCATGGTCAACTCCGGCGACGTGGTGGCCCTGGACGAGGACAGCTGCGAGGTGATAGACCACGTTACCTGCGGAGGCATCTTCGTGGACGGCCTCGGCGTGGGCGATGTGGGCAATATTGTATTACGGGATAGACAAAACCTTGCACAAAATGGTATTATTGTAGTAGTATTGACGTTAGAGAAGCACAGCAACCAGCTGCTTGCGGGACCGGATATTGTGTCCAGAGGCTTTGTGTATGTGCGGGAATCCGAGGATTTGCTGGAGGAGGCCCACACCATTGTGTACGACGCAGTGCAGGACTGCCTGGACCGCCATGTCAGCGACTGGGGTAAGATAAAGAACATCATTAAAGACAGTTTAAGTGACTTTTTGTGGAAGCGCATGAAGCGCAATCCCATGATTCTGCCAATTATCATGGAGGTATAACAGATAACGGACCGGTGTGCTGCCTGGGCGGCAGCATACCGGTCCGGGATACCGCGGTCATGAAGACGCCGGGCAGGATAAGAGGAATGGATTATGAGCAATAGAACTAGGGAAATCAACAAAATCACCACCACCATAATCGGCATATCCGTGAAGCTCATGGTATATGCCCTGATTATCCTGCTGCTGTATGAGGCGGTTGCCAGGGGCTATGCCTTTGGCCATGAGATATTTTTTGCCGAGGCAGTGGACGAGGCCCCCGGACAGGATATGGTAGTCCAGATTGATTCAAAGGAATCCGTGTCTGACGCTGCGCAGTTTCTTGCGCATAAGGGGCTTATTAAAAGTGAGTTTGCCTTTATTTTCCAGAGCAAGTTCTATGACTACGACACCATCTATCCGGGCACCTATACCCTTAATACGTCCATGACATCCAAGGAAATACTCCAGCTTCTCAATGAAAAGCCGGAAACCGAAGACAGTGCAAAACCGGCCCAGTCCGGCGGCGCCAAGGCAGCTGAAGCCAAGACGTCCCAGGGCAGGACATCTGAGAAGGAAAACGGGAACAGCGGTGCTTCGGACCAGGAGACATCTCCGGCTGCGGCAGCTGCGTCCCAGGACGGTGCAGCCGCAGCGGCAGAGACAGACGGGGAAATACCGGCTGACGCGGCTCCTGGGTCCCGGTCAGGGGAGGATGCCCTTGACTCCCAGGAGGCCCAGGCCAATGAGCAGACCTATGAAGGCGAGGACCAGGAGATGGAAGGCGGATGGATTGAGGATGCAGCAGAGGATGGAACCCAATGATTGTAAATGACAGGATTACGGACTATATACGTTCCCTGGAATCCAGCCAGGGCAGCCTGCTGGATTCCATAGAACAGGAAGCGGAAAGGGACCGGGTGCCCATCATACGCAGGGAAACCGCAGCCCTTTTAAGGACCCTGGTGGCAGCCCTGAGACCGGCCCGTATATTGGAGATAGGAACCGCTGTGGGATACTCTTCTCTTCTCATGTGCCGTGTGATGCCGGAAAACTGCCGCATCACCACCATCGAGAAGTATGAGAAACGGATTCCGGCGGCCCGGGAACATTTTAAAATCGCAGGTGAGGAAGGGCGTATCACCCTTCTGGAAGGGGATGCAGATGACCTGCTGGCCGGACTTAAGGGCCAGACCTTTGACCTGGTGTTCATGGATGCCGCCAAAGGCCAGTACCTGCACTGGCTGCCCATGATTCTGGCGCTGATGCCTGAAGGGGGAGTCCTCATATCGGACAATGTACTTCAGGACGGAGATATCGTGGAATCCAGATTTGCAGTGGAGCGCAGGAACAGGACCATCCACAGCAGGATGCGCCGGTATCTCTACGAGCTTAAGCACAGAAAGGGACTGGAGACAGCCATCATCCCCATAGGGGACGGAGTTGCCGTCAGTACCAAATATACGGAGAGAGTGGAATGAGAAAGACAGAATTACTGATACCGGCCGGAAGCCTGGACGTGCTGAAAACAGCCGTTGTTTACGGGGCAGATGCCGTATATATCGGAGGTGAGGCCTTTGGCCTGCGGGCCAAGGCCCATAATTTTTCCAATGAAGAGATGAAACAGGGAATTGCCTTTGCCCATGCGCGCGGGGTCAAAGTCTACGTGACGGCCAATATATTGGCCCATAACGGAGACCTGCCGGGGGTGGAGGCTTATTTTGAAGAGATGAGGGATGTGGCGCCGGATGCGCTCATCATATCAGATCCGGGTGTGTTCGCCATTGCCAGAAGAGTTCTTCCTGACATGGAAATCCATATAAGCACCCAGGCCAACAACACCAATTACGGGACCTATCTGTTCTGGCATGGACTGGGGGCAAGGCGGGTGGTGTCTGCAAGGGAGCTGTCCCTGGCGGAGATCCGGGAAATCCGGGACCACATCCCTCAGGATATGCAGATAGAGAGCTTTATCCACGGCGCCATGTGCATATCCTATTCCGGCAGATGCCTTCTGAGCAATTATTTTGTGGGAAGGGATGCCAACCAGGGCGCCTGCACCCATCCCTGCCGCTGGAAATATTCCCTTGTGGAGGAGACCAGACCGGGAGAATATATGCCTGTATATGAAAATGAGCGGGGCACCTATATCTTCAACTCCAAGGACCTGTGCATGGTGGAGTATATTCCGGAGATGATGGATGCCGGAATCGACAGTTTCAAGATAGAGGGAAGGATGAAAACAGCTCTCTATGTGGCCACTGTCACCAGGGCCTACCGCAGGGCAATTGATGATTATCTGAAGGATCCGTCTGTGTACAGGAAGAATCTGGCGTGGTACAGGGAAGAAATTGGAAAATGCACCAACCGCAGGTTTACCACTGGCTTTTACTTCGGCAAGCCCACTTCGGATGACCACATATATGACAGCAGCACCTATGTAAAGAGCTACACCTACCTGGGGACCGTGGAAGAAACGGACAGCCGGGGCCGGTGCAGGATTGAACAGAAAAATAAATTTTCTGCGGGGGAGACCATTGAGGTGATGAAGCCCGACGGACAGAACCTGGAAGTTACAGTGGAGTCCATAACAGACCATGAGGGCAATGAGCAGGAGAGCGCTCCCCATCCAAAGCAGATTCTGTGGGTTAAGCTGTCCGGGGATGTGTCTGTTTTTGATATCCTGCGGAGAAAAGAAGAGGCCGTGGATTAGACAAAGCTGAGAACTGGAAGAGACTGGAAATTTGATTGTCCGGAATTCGGGAGGAAGAAACTGCGCCTGGGCTTTATTGGCTCCGGCAGACAGGAGGTGCCTTGGGATGTTAGATGGAGTACTCATTGGGCTGGCAGTGCTTTGCGTTGTTTATTTTATAATCATAGTTGTGTATGCAGGCATAAGCACCTCATTTGCCTTCATATGGCTGTTTTTTGCGGCCCTGCTTGTATTTCTGGTATATGGAAAATGGTATTATGCCAGAAATATGGAACGGATCCCCCGCTGGGTGCCGGTGTCGGTGGTTACCACCTGTATTGCGGGAGTGGCTGTGCTGGGAATCCTCTGTATCCTGGTATTTCTGGGAGCAGCCACGCCGGGAAAGGCCAACCTGGATTATGTGATTGTGCTGGGGGCCAGGGTCAAGGAACATACGGTCAGCAATTCCCTGAAAAAGCGTCTGGACAGGGCCATTGTCTATGCGGAGGAGAATCCGTACACCATTCTGGTGCTTTCCGGCGGCAAGGGGCCGGGGGAAGCAGACAGCGAGGCCCAGGTCATGTATGATTATCTGGTGTACAACGGGGTCAGTCCCAGGCAGCTGCTTATGGAGTCCGATTCCACCAGCACGGTGGAGAACATTGCTTACAGCAAGATTGTCATAGAGCAGGACCGGATGAAGGACAAGAAGGAGATTATCCCCATGCCCGGAAAGACAGGCTCGGTTCCTTATGCCATTGCACCGGACAAGCCGCTGGAAATAGGAGTTCTCACCAGTAATTTCCATATTTACCGTGCCAGGCTTACAGCGGAAAAATGGGGATTTGACAACGTATACGGCATATCTGCGGAATCCGACCCGGTTCTGTTTATCCATCTGTGCGTGAGGGAATGTGCTTCTATTTTGAAGGACAGGCTCATGGGGAATATGTGACGGTATGGACGGAACATATGAGTTGGCCGGTGTATGGGCCGCGGGAAAAATGGCAGAATAGCTATTATCACCATATGACTGAATGAACGATAGAATGGAGAGATTGAAGCAATGGCAGATGGAAGGAATCTGGAAAAGGTAAAAGAGCTGGCCGCTTACCGCGTGTCAGAAGAGATGTACGTGGAGGAAATGGACTCCAGGGCCATGGTGCTGGAACACATAAAAAGCGGCGCCAGGATTTTTCTGATGTCCAATGAGGATGAGAACAAGGTGTTCTATATCGGTTTTCGTACACCGCCCGATGACAGTACGGGACTTCCCCATATACTGGAACACAGTGTACTGGAAGGCTCGGATAAGTTTCCGGTCAAGGACCCCTTTGTGGAACTGGTAAAAGGTTCGCTGAACACGTTTCTGAATGCCATGACGTATCCGGATAAGACCGTATACCCTGTTGCCAGCTGCAATGACAAGGATTTTCAGAATCTGATGGACGTATATCTGGACGGCGTTCTCCACCCGGCTATTTACAGGGAGCCAAAGATATTCCTTCAGGAGGGATGGCACTATGAACTGGAGTCGCCGGAGGATGAGCTGGCTATTAACGGCGTTGTCTATAATGAGATGAAAGGCGCTTTTTCTTCACCGGAAAGTGTTCTGGACCGTTTTACCAGAAATGTGCTCTTTCCGGATACGACCTACTCCAATGAGTCGGGCGGAGATCCTGCCGTGATACCGGAGCTTACCTATGAAAAATTCATTGCGTTCCACCGCAATTACTACCATCCGGCCAACAGCTATATCTATCTCTACGGGGACATGGATATGGCCCAGAAGCTTACATGGCTGGACCAGGAATATCTGGGACAATATGACAGAGAGGACTGCCATGCAGACTCGGCCATAGCTGTGCAGCAGCCCTTTGAACAGCCGGTCCAGAGAGAAATCACCTACTCTGTCACAGAGGAGGAAGGGACAAAGGACAGGACCTATCTTTCCATCAATACCGTGGTGGGTACGGATTTGGATCCGGTACTTTATGTGGCCTTCCAGATTTTGGAATATACGCTGATTAACGCGCCGGGAGCGCCCTTGAAGCAGGCATTGATTGATGCGGGGATCGGTCAGGATATACTGGGAGGCTATGACTGCGGGATTCTGCAGCCGTATTTTTCCGTCATTGCCAAGAATGCCAATCCGGAGCAAAAGGGTGAATTCCTTGCAGTTGTAAAGGGAACGCTGCGAAGGCTGGCTGACCAGGGGATTGACAGAAAGAGCCTGTTGGCCGGACTGAACCTCTATGAGTTCCGTTACCGCGAGGCGGACTACGGTTCCGCTCCCAAGGGCCTTATGTACGGACTCTGGTCTCTGGACAGCTGGCTGTATGACGGGAAGCCCACCCTCCATCTGGAATACCAGAAAACCTTTGACTATCTGAAAAAGGCGGTGGAGGAAGGCTATTTTGAACAGCTGATACACCGGTATCTGCTGGATAATCCTCATGAGGCGGTTATCACGGTGCGCCCCAGGGTGAACCAGACAGCTGAGGAGGACCGCAATCTGGCTGAAAGGCTGAAGACCTATAAGGAATCCCTTGGCAGGGAGGAGCTTGAGGCCCTGACTGCCCGGACCAGACAATTAAAGGAGTACCAGGAGGAGCCGTCACAGCAGGAGGACCTGGAAAAAATTCCTATGCTGCAGCGGGAGGACATTGAACGGGAAGGCGGCCGTTTTTCTTATGAGGTCAAGATGGAGGACGGAGTGAACGTTATCCACAGCAACCTGTTCACCTCCGGAATCGGATATCTGAAGGTGCTGTTTGACACCAGCCGGGTGCCGGTGGAGGACCTGCCTTATGTGGGGCTTCTTAAGGCAGTGCTGGGATATGTGGATACGGAGCACTACAGCTACGGGGATCTGACCAGCGAGATTTACCTCAACAGCGGCGGCGTGAGCTTTGCGGTGTCGTCTTATCCGGATGCAGCGCATCCAGGACAGTTTACAGGGGCCTTTGTTGCCAGCGCAAAGGTGCTGTACCATAAACTGGACTTTGCCTTCTCTATTCTGGCGGAGATTCTAACCCGATCCAGACTGGATGATGAAAAGCGCCTGGGTGAAATTCTGGACGAGACCAGGTCCAGGGCCAGGATGAAGATGGAGGATGCTTCCCATGGAGCGGCGGTTGGCAGGGCTTCGTCATATTTCTCTGCGTCAGCGGCCTTCAACGATATGACCGGAGGCGTTGGATATTATCAATTTCTGGAGGATGTCAGCCGCAGGTTCGCGGAGGATGCTTCCGGCAGAGGACAATTGATTGCCAGGCTTAAGGATGTCTGCGCCCGGCTGTTTACATCAGATAATCTGCTGGTGGCATACACAGCTGATACAGAAGGCTACAGCAGGCTGCCTGCAGAACTTAAGACCTTCCGTTCAGTCCTTGGAAAGGGAGACGGGAGAACGTATGAGTTTGTATTCCGGCCGGACAACCGCAATGAGGGCTTTAAGACAGCGTCCCAGGTTAACTATGTGGCCAGATGCGGCAGCTTTGCGGGAAAGGAAGCAGGAGGAAGAAAACTGGAATACACAGGAGCGCTGAGAGTCTTAAAGGTCATCATGAACTATGAATATCTGTGGATGAACCTGAGGGTAAAGGGAGGTGCTTACGGATGCATGAGCAGCTTCAGCCGCACGGGTGACGGATGCCTGGTATCCTACAGGGACCCCAACCTGGAAGCCACCAACCAGGTGTATGAAGGAATTCCGGATTATCTGAGAAGCTTCTCCATTGACGAGAGGGACATGACAAAATATGTCATCGGCACCATGAGCGACGTTGATACGCCTCTTACGCCTTCTCTGAGGGGAGCCAGGAATCTGTCGGCATACCTTTCCGGTGTGACGGATGAGATGGTGCAGAAGGAGCGGGAACAGATTCTGGATGTGACCCAGGAGGATATAAAGGCACTGGCTGATATTGTACAGGCTGTGCTGGACACCAGGGCGCTGTGCGTGATTGGCAATGACCAGCAGATTCGCGCCCAGGAGAGCATGTTTGGTGAGGTGAAGAACCTTTACCACTAATTTTAAGGAAGAGAGAATTAAATGGAAGAGAATATACAGAAGAAATCGGGCTTTGTTACGTTGATTGGACGTCCCAATGTGGGAAAGTCCACTCTGATGAACCACTTGATTGGACAGAAAATTGCAATTACCTCTGATAAGCCCCAGACAACCAGAAACAGGATACAGACCGTGTACACAGATGACAGGGGCCAGATTATCTTCTTAGACACCCCTGGCATCCATAAGGCCAAGAATAAGCTGGGCCAATATATGGTGAACGTGGCTGAGCACACTCTGAAGGAAGTGGATGTGATTCTCTGGCTGGTGGAGCCTGCCACCTTCATCGGCGCAGGCGAGCGCCATATAGCGGAGCAGCTTAAGAATGTAAAAACCCCAATCATTCTGGTAATCAACAAGATTGATACGGTAAAGAACCAGGATGAAATTCTTACCTTTATTGCGGCCTACAAGGATGTCTGCGATTTTGCGGAAATCGTACCTCTCTCTGCATTGAAGGATAAGAATACGGATCTGCTGACTGAGCTGATTTTCAAATACCTGCCTTACGGCCCGCAGTTCTATGATGAGGACACGGTGACGGATCAGCCTATGCGCCAGATTGCTGCTGAGCTTATCCGCGAGAAAGCGCTGCGCCTTCTGGACGACGAGATTCCCCATGGCATTGCGGTGACCATTGAGAAGATGAAGGAGCGCAAGGGCGGCCTGATTGATATTGAGGCCAGTATTGTATGTGAGAGAGAATCTCACAAGGGCATCATTATCGGAAAGGGCGGCAGCATGCTGAAACGCATCGGCATAGAGGCCAGGAAAGAGATTGAAAGCATGATGGACACACAGGTGAACCTGCAGCTGTGGGTTAAGGTAAGAAAGGAATGGCGGGACAGCGAGCTGTATATGAAGAACTACGGCTACAATCAAAAAGAAATTTGAGAAAAAATCTCACACATTAATATTGATAACTGTTGGTTTTACAACGCTGACGGTGGAAAAACCACAGAGATTTGACAAGGGTCTGATGGAAATGCTGAGAGGAGGAAGAAACTGGAAATGAGAGAGACAGTAACATTAACTGGGATGGTTCTCCTTTCGGCTCCCTCCGGGGATTTTGACCGGCGTCTGGTGCTGCTCACAAGGGAGAGGGGGAAGATTACGGCCTTCTCCCATGGCGCCAGAAAACCGGGCAATCCTCTGATGGCGGCCAGCAGGCCTTTTTGTTTTGGCAATTTTAACCTTTATGAAGGCAGGAATGCCTACAATCTCCAGTCAGCCCAGATTACCAATTATTTTGACGGGCTGTCCACGGACATGGAGGCAGCCTGCTATGGCTCCTATTTTCTGGAAACCGCAGCTTATTTCGCCCAGGAAAATCTGGACGGCACAGAACTGTTAAAGCTCCTGTACCAGTCCCTCAGAGCTCTTTTGCGTCCGGCCCTTCCCAACCGGCTGGTGCGCAGGGTTTTCGAGCTTAAGAGTATGGTAATCAACGGGGAATATACCCAGGACCCTCCGGTTCCGGTCTCTGATTCCTGTCATTATGCCTGGGAGTATGTTATCTGCTCACCGTCGGAATCCCTTTATCAATTTGCGCTGAAGGAAGAAGTGCTGAAGGAATTTGAGTCTGTTGTGGAAAAAAGCAGACGGTATTTTGTGCGCCATGAGTTCCGTTCCCTGGAAATTTTGGAAACCCTGACAGCATAAAATCCGTCATAAGGCTTGAAATTATGGCATTCAGAGGATATAATATGTCCATATGCCCGGTACGGCGGCAAAGAAGTATGAGGAAGGAATATTTATGAAGAAGATTGTGAAGGGGATTCTGCTGCTGGCAGCGGCTGCTGCGGTGGTTACGGGATGCTCCAGGATAGGCATGGGGGGAGCCGAAGCCCCCACTGAGAACAGCGTCTACGTGGCAGGCGACGGCAGTGTCAGGTGGGCTTCGGTGGAGACTTACCAGCAGGGCAGTTATACGGAGGACGAACTAAAGAACTCGGCCGGACAGAAAATCATTGATTTTAACAGCGGACTGGGTAAGGCTGCTTCCTATGAGAATGCGGAAGGCTCTGAGAAACTTCCGGTGGCCATTGTTTCAGCCAGCATGGGGAACGGAACAGCCACATTGGTTACGGAATACGACGCTCCGGGCCGTCTCATTGAATTTGCCCAGGAGATTGGAGATTATAATGTGCCGTTCACCCAACTGGATACAGGCAGGGTGGCAGCCATGTCCGGTGAACTTGCGGAGGTTTCCTTTCAGGATGAGAAGGGGAAGGCGGTGGACCAGGAGACAGCTCTTAAGGACGGACAGAGCATGGTGGTCAAGGCTGCGGGACAGGGCGTCATTGTGACGGAGAAAAAAATCCAGTATGTAAGCGAGGGCTGCGTCCTGAAGGATTCCAACCGGGTGCAGACTTCCGGAGAGGGAACCAGTTACATCATATTAAAGTAATTCTTATAATTTAATTTATATTAAATCTATAATTATTAAGAAGAGAGGATGCAGATATGGAAAAGACAATGGAGAAAATCGTGGCATTGGCCAAGAACAGGGGCTTTGTGTATCCAGGTTCTGAGATTTACGGCGGCCTGGCCAATACCTGGGATTATGGCAACCTGGGTGTGGAATTGAAAAATAATGTAAAGAGAGCCTGGTGGCAGAAGTTCATCATGGAGAGCCCCTACAACGTAGGCGTTGACTGTGCTATTTTGATGAATTCCCAGACATGGATTGCCAGCGGACATCTGGGCGGATTCTCTGACCCTCTGATGGACTGTAAGCAGTGTAAAGAGAGATTCCGCGCAGACAAACTGATTGAGGATTATAACG
Coding sequences within:
- a CDS encoding IreB family regulatory phosphoprotein, which translates into the protein MGNIKDTQYFQAVQDKKIEVSDVLEQVYIALTEKGYNPVNQIVGYIMSGDPTYITSHKGARSLIMKVERDEILEELMAVYIDARLK
- the ruvX gene encoding Holliday junction resolvase RuvX: MRIMGLDFGSKTVGVAVCDPLGITAQTVETITRASENKMRQTLARIEQLIGEYEIERIVLGYPKNMNNTVGERGEKTQEFKAALERRTGLEVILWDERLTTVAAERVLIESGVRRENRKKSVDQIAAAMILQGYLDSLQYS
- a CDS encoding DUF1292 domain-containing protein codes for the protein MEEKTREDMITMVTDSGESVDFYVLEETRINARSYLLVTDAPEGEDGECYILKDMSGQQDAEAVYEFVEDDSELDALMKVFEELLSDADVDLEK
- a CDS encoding ribonuclease J → MNLEEKENTAEVAPEAAAQATNQAVQENNAQDAGVQETAGAAAPQEQPVKKSQNRRPAQKKTASKEQGGNGEAQKKKNTGSRQGQAKSRSGQKGENQTGTAARESKDSAGARSSKGTGSAKASRNSGESKASRGSGESRNSGESRNSGESKASRNSGESKNSRNSGESKALPAPARQKARDGKKDGKGKLKIIPLGGLEQIGMNITAFEYEDSIIVVDCGLAFPGDDMLGIDLVIPDVTYLKQNIDKVKGFVITHGHEDHIGALPYILQQVNVPVYGTKLTIALIEHKLEEHRLLKNTKRKVMKHGQSVNLGCFRVEFVKTNHSIQDASALAIFTPVGTVLHTGDFKIDYTPVFGDPIDLQRFAELGKKGVLALMADSTNAIRPGFTMSERTVGKTFDAIFAEHQNRRIIVATFASNVDRVQQVVNTAYKYGRKVVVEGRSMVTIMDIASKLGYINVPEGTLIDIEHLRNYPPESTVLITTGSQGESMAALSRMAASIHKKVSIVPGDVVVLSSTPIPGNEKAVANVVNELSMKGAEVICQDTHVSGHACQEDLKLIYSLVHPKFSIPIHGEYRHRMAQRELAQFMGVQKENAVMVNSGDVVALDEDSCEVIDHVTCGGIFVDGLGVGDVGNIVLRDRQNLAQNGIIVVVLTLEKHSNQLLAGPDIVSRGFVYVRESEDLLEEAHTIVYDAVQDCLDRHVSDWGKIKNIIKDSLSDFLWKRMKRNPMILPIIMEV
- a CDS encoding endolytic transglycosylase MltG, which codes for MSNRTREINKITTTIIGISVKLMVYALIILLLYEAVARGYAFGHEIFFAEAVDEAPGQDMVVQIDSKESVSDAAQFLAHKGLIKSEFAFIFQSKFYDYDTIYPGTYTLNTSMTSKEILQLLNEKPETEDSAKPAQSGGAKAAEAKTSQGRTSEKENGNSGASDQETSPAAAAASQDGAAAAAETDGEIPADAAPGSRSGEDALDSQEAQANEQTYEGEDQEMEGGWIEDAAEDGTQ
- a CDS encoding O-methyltransferase produces the protein MIVNDRITDYIRSLESSQGSLLDSIEQEAERDRVPIIRRETAALLRTLVAALRPARILEIGTAVGYSSLLMCRVMPENCRITTIEKYEKRIPAAREHFKIAGEEGRITLLEGDADDLLAGLKGQTFDLVFMDAAKGQYLHWLPMILALMPEGGVLISDNVLQDGDIVESRFAVERRNRTIHSRMRRYLYELKHRKGLETAIIPIGDGVAVSTKYTERVE
- a CDS encoding peptidase U32 family protein; this encodes MRKTELLIPAGSLDVLKTAVVYGADAVYIGGEAFGLRAKAHNFSNEEMKQGIAFAHARGVKVYVTANILAHNGDLPGVEAYFEEMRDVAPDALIISDPGVFAIARRVLPDMEIHISTQANNTNYGTYLFWHGLGARRVVSARELSLAEIREIRDHIPQDMQIESFIHGAMCISYSGRCLLSNYFVGRDANQGACTHPCRWKYSLVEETRPGEYMPVYENERGTYIFNSKDLCMVEYIPEMMDAGIDSFKIEGRMKTALYVATVTRAYRRAIDDYLKDPSVYRKNLAWYREEIGKCTNRRFTTGFYFGKPTSDDHIYDSSTYVKSYTYLGTVEETDSRGRCRIEQKNKFSAGETIEVMKPDGQNLEVTVESITDHEGNEQESAPHPKQILWVKLSGDVSVFDILRRKEEAVD
- a CDS encoding YdcF family protein, with protein sequence MLDGVLIGLAVLCVVYFIIIVVYAGISTSFAFIWLFFAALLVFLVYGKWYYARNMERIPRWVPVSVVTTCIAGVAVLGILCILVFLGAATPGKANLDYVIVLGARVKEHTVSNSLKKRLDRAIVYAEENPYTILVLSGGKGPGEADSEAQVMYDYLVYNGVSPRQLLMESDSTSTVENIAYSKIVIEQDRMKDKKEIIPMPGKTGSVPYAIAPDKPLEIGVLTSNFHIYRARLTAEKWGFDNVYGISAESDPVLFIHLCVRECASILKDRLMGNM